Proteins from one Natrinema salinisoli genomic window:
- a CDS encoding CDGSH iron-sulfur domain-containing protein yields the protein MTRLVELEEDGPRKLDPSDIDDEKGDIAVCQCGLSESFPFCDGSHRQTSDEDEGTTYVYEDGERRAVERVVTTDDGDRTDATE from the coding sequence ATGACGCGACTCGTCGAACTCGAGGAAGACGGACCGCGCAAACTCGACCCGTCGGATATCGACGACGAAAAGGGAGATATCGCGGTCTGTCAGTGCGGCCTTTCGGAGTCGTTCCCGTTCTGTGACGGCAGTCATCGACAGACGAGCGACGAAGACGAGGGAACGACGTACGTCTACGAAGACGGGGAACGCCGAGCGGTCGAGCGAGTCGTGACGACTGACGACGGGGACAGAACGGACGCGACCGAATAG